The following nucleotide sequence is from Pseudomonas putida S13.1.2.
GGGGCCGGATAAGCGGTAATTGGGATTTTTGGCGCCATTTTCCCAGCGCTCGCCTGCTCCAGCTTTCGCTGCGCTTCAGGCATTATGGGCGCGTTGAGTTCATGTAGAGAATTTCCGATGCGTGTATGGATCGATGCCGACGCCTGCCCTAAGGCGGCCAAGGATCTGATCGTCAAGTTCGCCCTCAAGCGCAAGTTTGAGGTGGTGATGGTTGCAGGGCAGGCCGTGGCCAAGCCGGCGTTCGCGATCGTGCGCCTGATCGTGGTACCCAGCGGCATGGACGCAGCCGACGACTACCTGGTCGAACACGCCGTGCCGGGCGAGCTGGTGATCTGCAGTGATGTGCCGCTGGCTGACCGCCTGGTTAAAAAGGGCGTGACCGTGCTGGACCCGCGCGGGCGCGAATTCGACGAGCGCAACATGGGCGACCGCCTGGCGGCGCGCAACCTGTTCACCGAGTTGCGTGAGCAGGGCCAGGTGGGGGGAGGGCAGGCGGCTTATGGTGAACGTGAAAAGCAGGCGTTTGCCAATGCGCTGGACCGGATCATTGCCCGGCTGAGTAAAACCTGATGCGGGGCTGCTTTGCAGCCCATCGCCGGCAAGCCAGCTCCCACCTCGACCGCGTTGACCTCAAGCCATGCCCTATTGCTGTAGGAGCTGGCTTGCCGGCGATGGGCTGCGCAGCGGCCCCAAGGGCTTACTGGTCACCCTCGTGCGTGAGTTCCAGGATTCGGTCCACCAGCTTGTAGATCCCGCCCGCCGCTTCGCTGATCGACTTGGCCTCCATGTAAGCCGGGGTAGTCAC
It contains:
- a CDS encoding YaiI/YqxD family protein; translation: MRVWIDADACPKAAKDLIVKFALKRKFEVVMVAGQAVAKPAFAIVRLIVVPSGMDAADDYLVEHAVPGELVICSDVPLADRLVKKGVTVLDPRGREFDERNMGDRLAARNLFTELREQGQVGGGQAAYGEREKQAFANALDRIIARLSKT